Proteins found in one Kangiella sediminilitoris genomic segment:
- a CDS encoding BCCT family transporter, with translation MSETEKSEQTPQNPLHEKYDADHEVGEHNVEVLGMDLHNPVFFVSAFFVVFFVVLTLLFPDKSGEYYQAARNWSTDNFDWLFMISGNIFVLFCIGLLLSPYGRIRIGGKAAKPEFSILSWFAMLFAAGMGIGLMFFGVAEPVGYFTSDSASTPFNVPPGTPDSQSTAMGATMFHWGLHPWGIYAVVGLSLAFFAYNCNLPLTIRSTFYPLLGDRVWGTTGNIIDTVAVLATIFGLATSLGLGASQAAAGLHFLYEDIPNTITTQLAIIFGVTVIAIFSVVRGIEGGVRVLSNLNMSLAAILMIFVFIASSTTLLLGGFGSTFMSYVENIIPLSNWIGREDQGFYKGWTIFYWAWWISWSPFVGMFIARVSKGRTVRQFISAVLVIPTLLTVVWMTVFGRSGIEQVKGEVGKLADGISDSSLALFQMLENLPLTTITSAIAIILVLVFFITSSDSGSLVIDSITAGGKLDAPVTQRVFWATMEGVIAAVLLFGGGAKALSALQAAAITVGLPFSVVLLLMCVSLFMGLRAAYNLNYKRKTKV, from the coding sequence ATGAGCGAGACTGAAAAGTCAGAACAGACGCCACAAAACCCACTGCATGAGAAATACGATGCTGATCACGAGGTCGGTGAACATAACGTTGAAGTACTGGGTATGGATCTCCATAACCCAGTATTTTTCGTCTCAGCATTCTTTGTGGTTTTCTTCGTTGTATTAACGTTATTATTTCCTGATAAGTCTGGTGAGTATTACCAGGCAGCCCGAAACTGGTCGACTGATAATTTCGACTGGTTATTTATGATTAGCGGTAATATTTTTGTATTATTCTGTATTGGCCTGCTTTTATCACCGTATGGTCGAATAAGGATCGGCGGTAAAGCGGCTAAACCAGAGTTCTCCATTTTATCCTGGTTTGCTATGTTATTTGCGGCCGGTATGGGGATTGGACTCATGTTTTTCGGTGTTGCAGAACCAGTCGGCTACTTCACAAGTGACAGCGCCTCAACTCCGTTTAACGTACCACCCGGCACTCCAGACTCTCAAAGTACTGCCATGGGTGCGACCATGTTCCACTGGGGACTACACCCCTGGGGCATTTATGCAGTTGTTGGTCTTTCATTAGCGTTCTTCGCCTATAACTGTAACTTGCCGCTAACCATTCGTTCTACTTTCTACCCTCTTTTGGGAGACAGAGTATGGGGGACAACCGGTAATATCATTGATACGGTAGCTGTGCTGGCTACAATCTTTGGTTTGGCAACTTCTCTAGGCCTTGGTGCCAGTCAGGCTGCCGCAGGTCTACACTTTCTATATGAAGATATTCCAAATACCATCACCACTCAGCTGGCGATAATATTTGGGGTTACTGTGATAGCTATTTTCTCAGTTGTTCGTGGTATTGAAGGTGGCGTAAGAGTACTTAGTAACCTTAATATGTCATTAGCTGCCATATTGATGATCTTTGTATTCATCGCAAGCTCAACCACACTTCTACTGGGTGGTTTTGGCTCAACCTTTATGAGCTACGTTGAAAACATCATTCCTTTGAGTAACTGGATTGGTCGTGAAGATCAGGGCTTTTATAAAGGCTGGACGATCTTCTACTGGGCTTGGTGGATATCGTGGTCACCATTTGTTGGTATGTTTATTGCACGTGTTTCAAAAGGCCGTACCGTAAGACAGTTCATTTCAGCTGTGCTCGTGATACCGACTCTGCTTACCGTTGTCTGGATGACTGTTTTTGGACGATCAGGTATTGAGCAGGTTAAAGGTGAAGTAGGTAAACTGGCAGACGGTATCAGTGATAGCTCACTGGCTTTATTCCAGATGCTGGAAAATCTGCCTTTAACAACGATCACATCAGCAATTGCAATCATTTTAGTATTGGTGTTCTTCATCACTTCATCAGACTCAGGTTCTCTGGTGATTGATAGCATTACAGCTGGCGGTAAACTTGACGCACCTGTGACTCAACGAGTTTTCTGGGCTACGATGGAAGGTGTCATTGCGGCGGTACTTCTCTTTGGAGGCGGCGCAAAAGCTTTAAGTGCCCTTCAGGCGGCAGCTATTACTGTCGGTCTCCCCTTCTCAGTTGTGTTGCTATTGATGTGTGTGAGTTTATTTATGGGCCTCAGAGCCGCTTATAACCTTAACTATAAAAGAAAGACCAAAGTTTAG
- a CDS encoding NAD-dependent succinate-semialdehyde dehydrogenase: protein MNKELLKEQAFINGEWISTDNTFNVDNPFDNGVIASVADCTENHAEQAIDAAATAFESWKTTTAKERSELLLSWYKLTIDHADELAELLTIEQGKPLEEAKGEILYGASYIKWFSEEALRINGDLIPSPDGNKDIQVHKLPVGVVGIITPWNFPQAMIARKVAPALAAGCTVVIKPASETPLSALAMADLAQKAGIPDGVINILPTTSSSDIGKVLTSSPLVRKISFTGSTAVGKTLIAQSADNVQKVTMELGGNAPFIVFDDANLEDAVDGLMASKFRNSGQTCVCANRVFVHEDLYEEFVKELGNKVSALTLGNGLTKGVEITPLINQKGIDKALGLIKSAAEEGAEVLVGGGVSKEFENIVQPTILSKVTTDMDIAKEEIFGPVITLISFSDDDEVISAANSVPVGLAAYAYTEDRHRIKRLIKDIETGMIGINTGMLSNEMAPFGGVKESGMGREGSKYGISDYLDIKYACIV, encoded by the coding sequence ATGAATAAAGAATTATTGAAAGAACAGGCATTTATCAATGGTGAATGGATATCTACGGATAATACTTTCAATGTAGATAATCCTTTTGATAACGGTGTAATAGCATCGGTTGCAGACTGTACTGAGAATCATGCCGAACAAGCTATTGATGCCGCTGCAACAGCTTTTGAAAGCTGGAAAACCACAACTGCAAAGGAACGATCAGAGCTACTTTTATCCTGGTATAAACTGACCATTGATCATGCTGATGAGTTAGCAGAACTTTTAACCATTGAACAGGGCAAACCCTTAGAGGAAGCAAAAGGAGAAATTCTATATGGTGCTTCTTACATTAAATGGTTTTCTGAAGAAGCATTAAGGATTAACGGTGACCTAATACCTTCTCCTGATGGTAATAAAGATATTCAGGTGCATAAGTTACCAGTTGGCGTAGTAGGTATCATTACTCCCTGGAATTTCCCACAGGCGATGATTGCCAGAAAGGTTGCACCAGCTCTAGCAGCAGGTTGTACAGTAGTCATAAAGCCAGCTTCTGAAACACCTTTATCCGCATTGGCAATGGCTGACCTGGCGCAAAAAGCAGGAATTCCTGATGGCGTAATCAATATCCTGCCAACAACCAGTTCGAGTGACATTGGAAAAGTGCTCACATCCAGTCCTTTAGTTAGAAAAATTTCGTTCACTGGATCTACTGCCGTTGGTAAAACATTAATTGCTCAATCAGCTGATAATGTACAGAAAGTTACTATGGAGCTGGGAGGTAATGCACCATTTATCGTATTTGATGATGCAAACCTTGAGGATGCTGTTGATGGGCTAATGGCTAGTAAGTTTAGAAACTCGGGACAGACTTGCGTTTGTGCAAATAGAGTCTTTGTTCATGAAGATTTGTATGAAGAGTTTGTCAAAGAACTAGGAAATAAAGTCTCAGCACTAACCCTAGGAAACGGGTTAACGAAAGGCGTTGAAATCACTCCTCTTATTAACCAGAAAGGGATTGATAAGGCGTTAGGGTTGATAAAAAGTGCTGCCGAAGAAGGTGCTGAAGTTTTGGTCGGTGGAGGTGTGAGTAAAGAATTTGAAAATATCGTGCAACCAACCATTTTAAGCAAGGTAACCACGGACATGGATATTGCTAAGGAAGAAATCTTTGGCCCGGTCATCACTTTGATCTCATTTAGTGACGACGATGAGGTGATTTCTGCTGCTAACAGTGTTCCTGTTGGGCTTGCCGCTTACGCCTATACCGAAGATAGACACCGGATAAAGCGTCTTATTAAAGACATTGAAACGGGTATGATAGGAATAAATACAGGAATGCTCTCGAATGAAATGGCGCCATTCGGCGGCGTTAAAGAGTCTGGAATGGGCCGTGAGGGTTCCAAGTACGGTATTAGTGACTATTTGGATATTAAGTACGCTTGTATCGTGTAG
- the argS gene encoding arginine--tRNA ligase yields the protein MLTTIEQDLSQLFGQAFEANDLSFDFGGTVRCSRPELGDFQCNGAMAAAKQGAGNPFVTAEKVVASLPDNDIVKNIDVVRPGFINVFLHEDYLAEKLTTSSQDNTFGCHENLADTKVMIDFGGPNVAKSMHVGHLRTAIIGDSLQRIFRFKGYNVVSDAHLGDWGTQMGMLIEGLKKRQPDLPYFDKDFTGPYPEESPVTIQDLETIYPEESGLCKTDEEAAEKARQATLELQNGREGYRALWQHFVNVSIATLKRDYGELGVSFDLWKGESDADPFIPKILEELDEKGISIKDQGALIVPFVDDQGEKVMPPLILRKSDGAVMYGTTDLATLYERVYDDHAQIVLYVVDGRQQQHFKQVFAAADLMGMNEKTQYEHTYFGTVNGKDGKPFKTRSGGVMKLHDLIQMAKDEAHKKLAESNFGKDFEDEEKDEIAHKVAISTLKFADLRNFRIKDYIFDLEKFSEFEGKTGPYLLMQVARIKSILRKAADIDAVPGDLLSTSDNEKGLTFKLLEFNSALDKTIEKRAPHFLCEHLYNLAQEFSSFYQKQHILKEPDDAKRASLLQLSSICLKQLEMGLELLGIETLERM from the coding sequence ATGTTAACCACCATTGAACAAGATTTAAGCCAACTTTTTGGTCAGGCATTTGAAGCAAACGATTTATCATTCGATTTCGGGGGAACTGTGCGCTGCTCTAGACCAGAGCTGGGTGATTTTCAATGTAATGGTGCCATGGCAGCAGCGAAGCAGGGTGCCGGAAATCCATTTGTCACCGCTGAAAAAGTGGTAGCGTCACTGCCGGATAACGATATCGTGAAAAACATTGATGTTGTTCGCCCAGGCTTTATAAACGTTTTCCTACATGAAGACTATTTAGCGGAAAAACTAACAACTTCCAGTCAGGATAATACCTTCGGTTGCCACGAAAATTTGGCAGATACCAAGGTTATGATAGATTTTGGTGGGCCAAACGTTGCGAAGTCTATGCATGTAGGGCATTTACGTACAGCTATTATCGGTGACTCGCTACAAAGGATTTTCCGCTTCAAAGGATACAATGTTGTCTCTGATGCACATCTGGGCGACTGGGGTACTCAGATGGGCATGCTGATTGAAGGCTTAAAAAAGCGCCAACCTGATTTGCCTTATTTTGATAAAGATTTTACTGGACCTTACCCCGAGGAGTCTCCGGTCACTATTCAGGATCTTGAGACAATCTATCCTGAAGAGTCGGGTTTATGTAAGACAGATGAAGAAGCCGCCGAGAAAGCGAGACAGGCCACACTTGAGTTGCAGAATGGCAGAGAGGGGTATCGAGCCTTATGGCAGCATTTTGTAAACGTTTCCATCGCTACCTTGAAACGAGACTATGGCGAGCTAGGTGTTTCTTTTGATCTATGGAAAGGGGAAAGTGATGCAGACCCGTTTATCCCTAAAATTCTAGAAGAACTGGATGAAAAAGGAATTTCCATAAAAGACCAGGGGGCCTTAATCGTTCCTTTTGTCGACGACCAGGGTGAGAAAGTCATGCCTCCGCTTATTTTGCGTAAATCAGATGGTGCTGTAATGTACGGTACAACTGACTTGGCTACACTTTATGAGCGTGTTTATGATGACCATGCACAGATTGTTCTATATGTGGTTGATGGTCGTCAGCAACAGCACTTTAAGCAAGTGTTTGCCGCAGCTGACCTAATGGGTATGAACGAAAAGACCCAGTATGAACACACCTATTTCGGTACTGTTAATGGCAAAGATGGAAAGCCATTTAAAACCCGTAGTGGTGGAGTCATGAAATTACATGACTTAATTCAAATGGCTAAAGATGAAGCTCATAAAAAACTTGCTGAGTCGAACTTTGGTAAGGACTTTGAAGATGAGGAAAAGGATGAAATTGCTCATAAGGTTGCAATTTCAACGTTAAAATTTGCCGATCTAAGAAACTTCCGTATCAAGGATTACATCTTTGATTTAGAAAAGTTTAGTGAATTTGAAGGAAAAACAGGCCCATATTTGTTGATGCAAGTGGCCCGTATAAAATCAATTTTGCGTAAAGCAGCTGATATTGATGCGGTTCCAGGCGACCTGTTATCTACTTCTGATAATGAAAAGGGATTAACCTTTAAACTTCTGGAGTTTAATTCTGCTTTGGATAAGACTATCGAAAAAAGAGCACCACATTTCTTATGTGAGCATTTATATAACTTGGCTCAGGAGTTTAGTTCTTTTTATCAGAAACAGCACATCCTCAAAGAGCCAGATGACGCCAAGCGTGCCAGTCTGCTTCAATTATCCTCAATTTGCCTGAAGCAACTTGAAATGGGTTTAGAGTTACTTGGAATTGAAACGCTTGAAAGGATGTAA
- a CDS encoding DUF924 family protein — protein sequence MNAGDVLGFWFETLEPKQWWQKDKELDLTISERFGELHKKVSQGEYYEWRDTPEGSLAEIIVLDQFSRNIYRGSAEAFRYDGQALTLSQVAIDKGYDARLSQVERQFLYLPFMHSESKLIHQHAVRLFSQLGDDYGYDFELKHKAIIDRFGRYPHRNDALNRQSTAEELEFLQQPGSSF from the coding sequence ATGAACGCCGGAGATGTACTTGGTTTTTGGTTTGAGACTTTAGAACCTAAACAGTGGTGGCAGAAAGATAAAGAACTGGATCTAACTATCAGTGAACGCTTTGGTGAGCTTCATAAAAAGGTCAGTCAGGGAGAATATTACGAATGGCGTGATACTCCCGAGGGCAGCTTAGCGGAAATTATCGTGCTTGATCAGTTTTCCAGAAATATTTACAGAGGCTCGGCGGAAGCCTTCAGGTACGATGGCCAGGCACTGACACTATCTCAGGTTGCAATTGATAAAGGCTATGATGCACGGCTAAGCCAGGTCGAGAGGCAATTTTTATATTTACCGTTCATGCATAGTGAGTCTAAGCTGATACACCAACATGCTGTCCGCTTGTTCTCTCAGCTTGGTGATGATTATGGATATGACTTCGAGCTCAAGCATAAGGCCATTATTGATAGATTTGGCCGCTATCCTCACCGTAATGATGCTTTAAACAGACAGTCAACAGCGGAAGAGCTGGAGTTTTTACAGCAGCCAGGCTCCTCTTTTTAG
- a CDS encoding low molecular weight protein-tyrosine-phosphatase: MSQFSVLFVCLGNICRSPTAEGVFQHKVNEAGLDHLVKVDSAGTSAFHVGEAPDQRSQQEARKAGYDLSYIRSRKAQATDFVDFDLVIAMDLENYHNLSLLKTNGYDDKLKLFIRDYAPELEIEEVPDPYYGGAEGFTKVLNMIETASDNLLSEIKERLV, translated from the coding sequence ATGTCTCAATTTTCTGTACTTTTTGTTTGTCTAGGCAATATTTGCCGTTCACCTACAGCCGAAGGTGTATTCCAGCATAAAGTCAATGAGGCTGGCCTGGATCACCTGGTCAAAGTTGATTCAGCTGGAACCAGCGCCTTCCATGTGGGTGAAGCCCCCGACCAGCGCTCACAGCAAGAAGCGCGTAAGGCTGGATACGATTTATCCTATATTCGCTCCCGGAAGGCTCAAGCTACAGATTTCGTTGACTTTGACTTGGTCATCGCCATGGATTTAGAGAATTATCACAATTTATCTCTATTAAAAACAAATGGTTATGATGATAAATTAAAGCTGTTTATACGTGACTATGCACCTGAACTAGAAATAGAAGAAGTCCCTGATCCTTATTATGGCGGTGCCGAAGGGTTTACCAAAGTACTCAATATGATTGAAACTGCCAGTGACAATCTGTTGAGTGAAATAAAAGAGCGGCTGGTATGA
- the kdsB gene encoding 3-deoxy-manno-octulosonate cytidylyltransferase has product MPKTGFIVVIPARYASTRLPGKPLSIIGDKPMVQHVYERALLSGADKVIVATDDKRIEDAVISFGGYVCMTRDDHLSGSDRLAEVCKIEGLGDDEIVVNVQGDEPFISPENISQVAENLSHHTDCVMSTLSTPVTDEGDIFNSNIVKVVAANSGKALYFSRAAIPWQRGSFENHKVASLQSCERHIGIYAYRAGFLKQYVEMQPADIERLESLEQLRVLANGYHIHVETAQEVPGLGVDTEEDLSAANSYYRKHQL; this is encoded by the coding sequence ATGCCTAAGACAGGGTTTATTGTCGTTATACCGGCACGTTACGCTTCCACCAGGCTTCCTGGAAAGCCGCTCTCCATTATTGGCGATAAGCCGATGGTTCAGCATGTGTATGAAAGAGCTTTATTATCGGGTGCCGATAAAGTCATTGTAGCTACTGATGATAAGAGAATTGAGGATGCTGTTATTTCCTTTGGTGGTTATGTCTGTATGACGCGTGATGATCATTTATCTGGTAGTGATCGACTTGCTGAGGTCTGTAAAATCGAAGGGCTGGGTGACGATGAAATTGTGGTCAATGTGCAAGGTGACGAGCCTTTCATTTCCCCAGAAAACATCAGCCAGGTAGCCGAAAACTTAAGTCATCACACTGATTGTGTAATGTCGACACTTAGTACACCCGTTACCGATGAAGGCGATATATTTAACTCTAATATAGTTAAGGTTGTAGCAGCAAATAGTGGCAAGGCTCTATACTTTTCAAGGGCGGCAATACCATGGCAGAGAGGGAGTTTTGAAAACCATAAGGTGGCGTCTTTGCAGAGCTGCGAAAGACATATTGGCATCTACGCCTACAGAGCTGGTTTTCTAAAGCAATACGTAGAGATGCAACCAGCGGATATAGAGCGTCTAGAGTCGTTAGAGCAACTTCGGGTGCTTGCTAATGGCTACCATATTCATGTTGAGACAGCACAAGAGGTGCCAGGACTTGGTGTTGATACAGAGGAAGACTTGAGCGCAGCGAATAGTTATTATCGAAAACATCAGCTATGA
- a CDS encoding Trm112 family protein: MNHKLIDVLVCPLCKGELLFNKDEQELICRFDKLAYPVRDDIPVMLEGEARKVSAEELDKYA; the protein is encoded by the coding sequence ATGAATCATAAATTGATAGATGTTTTAGTTTGTCCGCTATGCAAAGGCGAACTTTTGTTTAACAAAGACGAGCAGGAATTAATTTGTCGCTTCGACAAGCTGGCTTACCCAGTTCGTGACGATATACCTGTCATGCTTGAGGGAGAGGCTCGAAAGGTATCCGCTGAGGAGCTGGATAAGTATGCCTAA
- the lpxK gene encoding tetraacyldisaccharide 4'-kinase, translating into MAVSASQQFFERLWYKPTAWWLWLFLPLQLFLRVIVWLRQTFYKVGWFKSTRISRPVVVVGNINVGGTGKTPLSIYLIEWLAGEGYKPGLVTRGYGGSSSDYPLLVSNELQPRQCGDEPYLIYHRTKATVVVDPIRSRGAAKLVELGCDIILCDDGLQHYSLQRDLEIAVIDSSRRLGNGWLMPMGPLREPPSRLRNVDITIVNGKDMGLKPQPIKSLANSSTDIGQHIDAVAAIGNPGRFFDTLISEGYKVNAHAFPDHHKFEASDFDGLKGPIIMTEKDAVKCYTFADERMYYLPVNTVLTEDCEKLVKSKILQLLQ; encoded by the coding sequence ATGGCGGTTTCCGCGAGTCAACAATTCTTTGAGCGTCTTTGGTATAAGCCTACTGCTTGGTGGCTATGGTTGTTTCTACCGTTACAACTCTTCCTTAGGGTTATCGTTTGGCTGAGACAAACTTTTTACAAAGTCGGTTGGTTCAAATCGACTCGGATTTCGCGTCCTGTTGTGGTAGTGGGCAACATAAATGTTGGCGGGACGGGGAAAACCCCGCTGTCTATATATTTAATCGAATGGTTAGCAGGTGAAGGGTATAAGCCTGGTCTGGTTACTCGCGGCTATGGTGGCTCCAGCTCTGATTATCCTCTGCTTGTATCGAATGAGCTTCAACCCCGACAATGCGGTGATGAACCTTACCTTATCTACCATCGAACCAAAGCAACAGTCGTGGTTGACCCCATCCGTAGCAGAGGTGCAGCTAAACTGGTCGAGTTAGGATGCGATATCATTCTTTGCGACGACGGTTTACAGCACTATTCCTTACAGCGAGATCTAGAAATTGCAGTCATTGATAGCAGTAGAAGGCTGGGTAATGGCTGGTTAATGCCGATGGGGCCGTTGCGCGAACCACCGTCTCGTCTACGAAACGTAGATATCACCATCGTTAATGGCAAAGATATGGGCTTAAAGCCGCAGCCTATAAAGTCACTTGCAAATTCAAGTACTGATATCGGCCAGCACATAGATGCAGTGGCAGCGATTGGAAACCCTGGAAGATTTTTTGATACGCTTATCAGCGAAGGTTACAAGGTAAACGCCCATGCTTTCCCTGATCATCACAAATTTGAAGCATCAGACTTTGACGGACTGAAAGGTCCTATCATCATGACAGAGAAGGATGCGGTCAAGTGCTATACATTTGCTGATGAGAGAATGTATTATTTACCTGTAAATACTGTTTTAACTGAAGATTGCGAGAAGCTTGTTAAGAGTAAGATATTACAGTTGTTGCAATAA
- the msbA gene encoding lipid A export permease/ATP-binding protein MsbA: MSDQKEESNTAIYKRLLGYTKRYKWVFLMGVLANIGFALIETTFVNAIQYLIDDGIKEGDRYFLLVQTPIFILGAIFLRGICNFVSTYCMGWVGRKVVQDFRQSLYEKYIRQPAKFFSERAPGNLLSTMTFNTEQVAIASSDAITLALRTGGTIVFVLIYLTLISWRLTLFLFVVVPVIAWIINVSAKRLKKVSGNIQNVVGDVTKTAEETIKGNQVIKIFGGAKREIENFNKKANRNRQQDMKLIATKGIASPVIQIVAGVGFAAIMYFGSLELLEGRMSGGELVTFITMMGIMLKPMRDISSVNTHLQRGIAGAQSVFEILDLPDEPDEGTKTLERAKGKLSFENVSFAYESDKAILREVSFIAEPGQSIALVGRSGSGKSTIASLIQRLYNPESGQIKVDDIPIEELTLSSLRQQIATVSQNVVLFNNTIRHNIAYGRLDDATDEEIIKAAKNAYAWEFIEQLPQQLDTQVGDNGFMLSGGQRQRVAIARAMLKDAPILILDEATSALDTESERHIQKALEALMVGRTTIVVAHRLSTIENADKILVVKEGRIVESGSHDELMAQNGEYTRLQQMQFSE; the protein is encoded by the coding sequence ATGTCAGATCAAAAAGAAGAAAGTAACACAGCCATTTACAAACGGCTATTAGGGTATACCAAGCGTTATAAGTGGGTATTCCTAATGGGGGTATTGGCCAATATTGGTTTCGCTTTAATCGAAACAACGTTTGTTAATGCCATCCAGTACCTTATTGATGATGGTATCAAAGAAGGTGATCGATACTTTCTATTAGTCCAGACTCCGATATTTATTTTAGGAGCGATATTTCTTCGTGGAATTTGTAATTTTGTTTCAACCTACTGCATGGGCTGGGTTGGGCGAAAAGTAGTACAGGACTTCAGGCAGAGTTTGTACGAAAAGTATATCAGGCAGCCAGCAAAGTTCTTTTCAGAACGGGCTCCGGGTAATCTCCTCTCTACCATGACATTCAACACTGAACAGGTAGCCATTGCCAGCTCTGATGCAATTACCCTTGCATTAAGAACCGGTGGCACCATTGTGTTTGTCTTGATCTATCTGACCTTAATCAGTTGGCGACTGACTTTATTTTTATTTGTCGTTGTTCCAGTTATTGCATGGATAATTAACGTAAGTGCAAAGCGTCTGAAAAAAGTCAGCGGCAATATTCAGAATGTTGTTGGTGATGTAACAAAAACGGCAGAAGAAACCATCAAGGGTAATCAAGTTATAAAAATATTTGGTGGCGCCAAGCGAGAGATAGAAAATTTTAATAAAAAAGCTAATCGTAATCGCCAACAGGATATGAAGCTAATTGCAACGAAAGGTATCGCCTCTCCAGTGATTCAGATTGTTGCTGGTGTCGGCTTCGCTGCAATTATGTATTTCGGAAGCCTGGAGCTCCTGGAAGGCCGTATGTCAGGAGGTGAGCTGGTCACATTTATCACCATGATGGGTATAATGCTGAAGCCAATGCGTGATATTAGTAGCGTCAACACTCATCTGCAAAGGGGTATTGCTGGAGCCCAGAGTGTCTTTGAAATACTCGATTTGCCTGACGAGCCCGATGAGGGCACTAAAACATTAGAACGAGCAAAAGGAAAGCTATCGTTTGAGAACGTTAGCTTCGCTTACGAGTCCGATAAAGCTATTCTCAGGGAGGTTAGCTTCATTGCCGAACCAGGTCAAAGTATAGCGCTGGTTGGCCGCTCCGGAAGCGGCAAGAGTACCATAGCCAGTTTGATCCAACGCTTATACAATCCTGAGTCGGGTCAAATTAAAGTTGATGATATTCCAATAGAAGAATTAACGCTTTCATCTCTCAGACAGCAAATTGCAACGGTCTCGCAGAATGTCGTATTGTTTAATAACACCATTCGCCACAATATAGCTTATGGTCGACTGGACGACGCAACCGATGAAGAAATCATAAAGGCAGCTAAAAATGCTTATGCCTGGGAGTTTATTGAACAACTTCCTCAGCAACTTGATACGCAGGTGGGTGATAACGGCTTTATGTTGTCCGGAGGACAAAGACAGCGTGTGGCCATCGCCAGAGCGATGCTAAAAGATGCGCCGATTTTGATCCTCGATGAGGCTACATCTGCCTTAGATACTGAATCCGAACGGCATATTCAAAAAGCCTTAGAAGCTTTAATGGTTGGCCGAACAACCATCGTTGTGGCTCACCGATTATCCACTATTGAAAATGCTGATAAAATTCTAGTCGTTAAAGAAGGACGTATCGTTGAGTCGGGTTCGCATGATGAACTAATGGCCCAAAACGGTGAGTACACTCGATTACAACAAATGCAGTTCAGTGAGTGA
- a CDS encoding ExbD/TolR family protein, with protein sequence MWLKKKKEDIQINLTPLIDVVFLLLIFFMVSTSFKKETKVSLELPEASGEMMDSKPNTIEVRITKAGEIYIDGKGLVNRKVETIKAAIKESSTDTKTPVIISADAQAPYQSVITVMDAAGQAGFNNLTLPTQKPQPEK encoded by the coding sequence ATGTGGTTAAAAAAGAAAAAAGAAGATATTCAGATCAATCTAACACCATTAATTGATGTGGTGTTCCTATTATTGATCTTTTTTATGGTGTCCACCAGCTTCAAAAAAGAAACAAAGGTTAGCTTAGAGCTCCCTGAGGCGAGCGGTGAAATGATGGACTCAAAGCCCAACACCATTGAAGTTCGAATTACCAAGGCAGGTGAGATTTATATAGATGGAAAGGGGCTAGTAAATCGCAAGGTTGAAACGATTAAAGCAGCCATAAAAGAATCGTCCACAGATACTAAAACACCTGTTATAATCAGCGCAGATGCACAAGCTCCATACCAATCCGTAATCACGGTTATGGATGCGGCAGGGCAAGCAGGTTTTAATAACCTGACTTTACCCACGCAGAAGCCTCAACCTGAAAAATAA
- a CDS encoding MotA/TolQ/ExbB proton channel family protein: MVISVTSISSALVATSTGTLFDLLKAGGWTMLPIAICSLVAVGIIVERFWALKRERILPKHLVAQVWTWIKQGQFDKEKMRELKASSELGEVLTAGLLNHQYGREAMKASIDEAGRAVVVRLERYLNMLGSIALVAPLLGLLGTVIGMIKVFTVMRIEGVGNANALAGGISEALVTTAAGMAVAIPTLVMHRLFIRRVEELVADMEQEALKMVEVLHGEREIFTSN; the protein is encoded by the coding sequence ATGGTAATTTCTGTAACATCGATTTCTTCTGCACTGGTAGCAACATCGACTGGCACACTATTTGATTTATTGAAGGCCGGTGGCTGGACAATGCTTCCCATCGCCATATGCTCACTTGTTGCTGTCGGTATTATTGTAGAGCGTTTTTGGGCGCTAAAAAGAGAGCGCATTCTGCCTAAGCACTTGGTAGCACAGGTATGGACCTGGATTAAACAGGGGCAGTTTGATAAAGAAAAAATGCGAGAGCTGAAAGCCAGCTCCGAGCTGGGCGAAGTGCTAACCGCTGGTCTGCTTAATCACCAGTATGGACGAGAGGCGATGAAAGCCAGTATCGATGAAGCGGGCAGGGCTGTTGTCGTAAGGTTAGAGCGCTATTTGAATATGCTGGGCTCAATTGCACTTGTTGCTCCCCTCCTTGGATTACTTGGAACCGTAATCGGTATGATTAAGGTTTTTACTGTGATGCGAATAGAAGGAGTAGGTAACGCTAATGCATTGGCCGGAGGCATCTCAGAAGCTCTGGTTACTACGGCTGCCGGTATGGCCGTTGCAATTCCAACTCTTGTTATGCACCGTCTATTCATTCGCCGTGTAGAAGAGCTGGTGGCGGATATGGAGCAAGAAGCTTTAAAGATGGTCGAAGTGCTTCATGGTGAGCGCGAAATTTTCACCTCTAACTAA